The Thermoanaerobaculia bacterium genome contains the following window.
CGAAAGCCGTACGTCGAGCCGCCGCCCGGGAAGACGCGCCCGCCCGGGTCGATGCATCGCCGCGCTGGCTATTCCCCTGATTCCCGCGACAACGCCTCTCGGTTCGGAACCACCCGAAAGCGCGGCGAGGCGCGAGCCCGACGGGATGCGGGTTTCCGGCCGGCGGTGAAGGCGTACCGAAAGCCGTACGTCGAGCCGCCGCCCGGGAAGACGCGCCCGCCCGGCTCGATGCATCGCCGCGCTGGCTATTCGCGGACGTGGCGCCGGAAGTCCCCTCGATGGACATACAGGTACACGACGATCGCGATGTTCACCAGCATGAGAACGAGCGTGCGGACGGAGAACCGCCGGAGGACCTCCCAGGTCTCGACCGGCACCCAGACGCCCGTCAGCACGATCGTCACCCACGGCGCCCACGTGTAGCCGCGCGCCAGGAACGTCGCCTCGGCGGCCAGGGCGATTCCGGCGATCAGGCAGGCGACGACGATCGCGGAGAAGTGCAGCTCGAAGCTGTGCGAGAGGCCGCGCAGGAAGCCCGCGGTCAGGCGAAGGCGCGGGTCTCCGTCGGCTCGCTCGGCCACGCGCAGGAGCCAGCGGGAGGAAGGATCCTTGCGGAAGCCGAAGAGGGCGAGCCCGGCGGCGACGAACAGAAGGGCCTTGAGGTATTTCAGGACGATGATTGCGAAGAGAACGGCGCTGCGTTCGGGATGCTCGCCCGGGCGCGGCGCTCCCCCCCGGCGGCGCGCCGGCTTCACCCGAGCCGAGGGCACGCGCCGTTCCGTCGAATGGCCATCGGTGGATTGTACGGGTTCACTCGCGGCAACGGACGGACGGGCGCTCCTTCGACCGCGCTGCCGCGGCGAGGACCTTCCGGAACGGCTCCGGCTCGGGAGATCGAACCGCGACGTCCGCGCCGGTGTCGGGGTCGCGAAAGGAGAGCTCCGCGGCATGGAGGAGGAGCGGCAGCGGCCCCGAGAGGAGACGCCGCAGGGCCGGGTGCCGCACGCCGTGCCACCGCGGCCCGCCGTAGAGATCGTCGCCGACGATCGGATGGCCGAGACCGGCGAGGTGGACCCGGATCTGGTGCGTGCGGCCGGTCTCCGGGAAGAGCTCGAGATGCGCGACCGACGGCAGGCGCCCGAGCGTCGTCCACCGGGTGACCGCGCGCTTGCCGCCGGGCGCCGTCCTCATCTTTCGCCGGTCCGCGCGGTCGACGGCGAGCGGGAGGTCGACGACCCCGCGCGCGGGCACGGGATGCCCCCAGACGACGGCGCGGTAGACCTTCCGCACCGACCGCGCCGAGAAGAGCGCCGTCGCGGCCCGGTGCGCGGCGGGGCCCCGGGCGACGAGAACGATCCCGGACGTTCCGACGTCGAGCCGATGGACGAGGCGAAGGTCTTCCCCGCCGGGGAGCCCCAGCGCGGCGAGGATGCGCGCGGCGGCGGATGCGTCTCCGGGGCGCGTCGCCATGGAGAGTCCCGACGGCTTTTCGACGGCGAGGAAGCGCTCGTTCTCGAAGAGGATCACAGGAGACGGACGGAGGAGACGTTCGGGAAGGCGTCCCGGAGCTTCTTCTCGATCTGCGGGAGGAGCCCCGCGACCGTCTTCCGGCACGACGCGTCGGCGACCTTCAGCGCGAGGGCGCCTCCCGAAAACCCCGCCGGCGCGATCTTGCGCGAAAGGTAGGGCCCGAGGACGTCGGCCCACCGCGACTCGAAATACACCGGAGAGCCGTTCCCGCGGAGCAGCCGCCCGAGGCTGCGGCCGCCCGCCTGGTCGAGCCGGGTGAAGGGGTCGTCGGGCTTCTTCACGCGCCCCGCTCCGCCGGAACCGGCCAGCGCGGCGGCTCGCCGGAAAGGACGCGCCGGACGTCTTCACAGACCATCCGCGCCATCTCCGACCGCGTTTCGACCGTCGCCGAGGCGGCGTGAGGCATCAGGACGACGCGGTCGTCGTCGAGGAGCGCCGGAGAGACCAGCGGCTCGTTCTCGAACACGTCGAGCCCCGCTCCGGCGATCGTGCCGGTGTCGAGCGCGCGGCAGAGGGCCGTCTCGTCCACGATCGGGCCCCGCGCGGTGTTGATGAGCACCGCGTCCGGCTTCATCTTCGCGAGCGACGCGGCGTCGATCAAATGACGGGTCTCGGCAGAGAGC
Protein-coding sequences here:
- a CDS encoding RluA family pseudouridine synthase, which codes for MILFENERFLAVEKPSGLSMATRPGDASAAARILAALGLPGGEDLRLVHRLDVGTSGIVLVARGPAAHRAATALFSARSVRKVYRAVVWGHPVPARGVVDLPLAVDRADRRKMRTAPGGKRAVTRWTTLGRLPSVAHLELFPETGRTHQIRVHLAGLGHPIVGDDLYGGPRWHGVRHPALRRLLSGPLPLLLHAAELSFRDPDTGADVAVRSPEPEPFRKVLAAAARSKERPSVRCRE
- a CDS encoding DUF2127 domain-containing protein, which encodes MPSARVKPARRRGGAPRPGEHPERSAVLFAIIVLKYLKALLFVAAGLALFGFRKDPSSRWLLRVAERADGDPRLRLTAGFLRGLSHSFELHFSAIVVACLIAGIALAAEATFLARGYTWAPWVTIVLTGVWVPVETWEVLRRFSVRTLVLMLVNIAIVVYLYVHRGDFRRHVRE
- a CDS encoding DciA family protein, giving the protein MKKPDDPFTRLDQAGGRSLGRLLRGNGSPVYFESRWADVLGPYLSRKIAPAGFSGGALALKVADASCRKTVAGLLPQIEKKLRDAFPNVSSVRLL